AAACAACACGTAACCAGAGAACCAATGCCTACTAATGACATCAGTGTACCATCGACAGTCACAATTTCAATTGAAGAATTGTAagacaaagaaacaaaaaaagacAAATCAGGAGACAAATGATGAGATGCTTCAGAATCCAAGATCACACGGAGGAAGATGTACCTGAAGTGCTAGAGGATGACAAACCTATATGTGAAGAAGCTGACATTGCATGAAACTGTGAAATAAGGAACTGTTGAAACTGCTCAAATAAAAACAGATCAAAAGACGGTGCAGCCACTGCATTGCTAGACCGAAGTGGTCAATATGTCCACTGGTTTGATAGATTACCAGGTTTCCATGGAGTGTTCTGAGATGGGTTTTGCTGTTGTGATTTCCGTGGAGTGTTATGTGATCGTTGTTGTTGCTGTTGCGCTTTTCCTCTACTCAACAATAATGGGCATTGAGCTTTCCAGTGCCCATTCTATTTACAAAAAATACACTCATTTTGACAAACCTTTGTGTTTGACTTGTTTTGCTGATTAGCTTGAGGTCGTTGGGGAGCTGCAAAAAACAAATGGTGTAATTAGGATTATCCTCTTGTCAGCGTGAGACTTAAGATGAATCTCTTCAACTAACAGAAGGAAGAGGGTTGCGATGAATAATCGTCCCACGCAGATCCTCAAAATCATTCCGAATTGCCATAAAAACTGTACCAATCGTTGTTCTTCTCTCCGAGCTATATAAAGTGAGAATGCTCGCAATTCTGCAGATTTTGTTAATGCCGATTGATCCCAGAGTCTCGACATAGCATAATAAAAATCTTGGAAGCTCATATCTTTCGAATTAAGGGCACGAATATCTGTCTCCAATTGATATTGTTTAGCAAAATTAGACTGCGAATACAAGCGTGCTAGATGATCCCAAACCTCCTTAGCAGTCTCGTATTTGCCAATTGAGCACCAATTGAGTGCGCAACATAATTATTAATCCACGTAATAATTTTCGAAGTATCTGCTTCCCAAACATCCAATGACGCAGCATAGTCAAGCTTCATCTGGTCTGTAGGCTTGTCTCGCACACCTGTGACATAAGCCCACATCGATTTCTCCCGCAAGAAATTCTTCTTAACATAACCCCATACGAATAATTTGTTCCATCCAAGTAAACATTAATCGACTGAAGAGAATGGGTCTTTACGAATAGTCATGATgccaaaattaaacaaaatcgaacaaataaaaaagatacAATGCAAAGAAGAAATTATACGTGATTACCAAAGAAAAACTATACAAACGAAAGCTGTGAATGGATTAATAATTCTTTTCTACAATTGACAGATCCATGAGATAGAAACTCTGATATCATGAAGAAATAAAAAGAGTTGGTAAAAACTTAAGTTACAGTCTTATAAGGTCGATGATAAAGATTACAAAGAATGTTGTTTATATAGTTAGATTAAAGTACAAAAAGAATAAAAAGAGTAATCTACTTGTCtgcattttcatatttttctgaGTAATATTCctttaattattaactaatatgattaattacatcaaaatctgaaacacaACAAGAATTGCAATGTTCAATATATGTCGGTACCCACACTAACCCGAAGGGTCCGTATACAAATACGAACCCGACATTTTGAAAGAATAACCCGACTCCTTTGGGTACCCGATACCCAAGCGTCCACCTCTACAATTATAAGGGAAGTAAAATCTTAAGCAGAATCTCCCTTCTCAAGCACCAAAACAACCCAGAATTCAAAATTAGTGTATCCTTCTTGGCCGTTTGAActgatacaaaataaaataaaaagcaaACTGTAGATAGTGTAGGCGTTTGATTGAAAATGCAAGTTTAGGCACCACAAGATTCCAACATCTGTATTCATGATCACCGAAAGTAAAAGCtacaaaaacaaacaaaagacATCAACTGGGAGGTGCTCCACCAGAACCTCGACCAAAACCAGGACGTCCACCAGAACCCTGCTAGGTTAAAGAAAAATTAATGTTTCTATATGATATGAAACAGAGTTCGATTTATTCATTTTCACGTCTAGTATAAGAAAATAACTCTTTAGTACAAACTCATAAGTAAAACCGGTTTGTGAAGAAACAAAATGTAACAGGAAAGGTGATATTTAACTATTTCCAATAACAAAAATTACCATGCATACCAGAAAATTTATTCTCAACGGAAACATTCTGCACCCCCACAGCCCACTTCAGTTAAGACCAAAGTTCTAAGAGGGAAAGGTGATATTCAACTACCTCCAATAACAAACTACGATATGTAATCATGATGTCTGTGCACATAACAAGCTCAAACAAGCCTTGATAAATACTCAAAATTGATTGATCCCATTAAGCCTAGTTGCTTAGTCTAACAATAAGAAGTTAACTGCCATACTAAAATAATTATGCATCCTGATTCCTGAAATACTTATGGGTAGACTATGCTAtcaaaccaaaaataatattgacaaatatcatgagaaaagaagaaaaccctgatcaatgaaaattaatatcagAACAAGAGAACGAGGATTACCCTGAAGGCAGGTTGGTAATCAGCTGGTGCTCCACCCTTGTCACCGCCAAATTCACCTGGTGGTCCTCTTGGCCCAGCGCGGTAGCCATCTCTATCACCAAATCTTGGCCTGTCACCCTCGAATCTTGGAGGTCCACTGTACCACAAAACCAAGTACTTAAACTAACATATCTGAGGAAATGTTATTAAACACGTTCAAAAGTCCATTCctccaaaacaaaataaagacaAACTAACCCATGAATATACCTAACACGTAAAAAAGACCAAGAAAACAAACATAGCTCGTTCTTAAGATCCTAAATACATACCACAGCTACAATAAGAAGTAAAATCAAACTGCAGGACATAAAAACCTGACTCAATCCCACAGCAGTCATAAATACGAAACCAAAtacaattatatttatttaccgTGGACGGTCACCAGGGGGACCACCCATTGGACGGCCGAGGGGCTTGGCAGACTTCTTCAGCGTGGCAGGCACGATCTCCGATGGCAGATTGAGGTACGTGCGCAGGAACTCAATGCCATCATTGGTAAGGTACCAATAATAATGCATCCACGCGAATGTCTCACGCACATATTCCTTCGATTTGAAGCTCTGCATCAGCTTGATCACCTGGAGATTGGGCACATCAATTTCCGGATGCTTCGCGAGATTATAATCCTTCTTCGCAAAGCACACACCCTCTGAAATACACAAAAAGAAAATCGTGTAAGAAATAGCATATTCATAAATCTTCGCATGTCAACAGAACATATCACTGCATCCAACAAACTAAAGAAATTTCCGAACAAATACACCAAAATAAGCATCAAAACTGACAAGCACAAAACATAAATTTCCATATGGGCTTCGAAGCGAAGACATAACAGCAACAAAAACCTGACCTTGGAAGAGGTATTTTGAGATCTCTCTCCTGTTCTTCTCCGGGATGATCTGAAACAGAAAATTCATTACAATGACAAATAAATTTATACGTAAATCATGTagagtacatgaaaaataacAGAAAAATAGCGCTTAGAGATGATTGAGATGAGCAATTTCACCATGGCTACTGAGTACTGAGCAGTTTGCGATACAGCAGCTAACACAGAGAAGATTACGAGGGGATGCGAAACGAAAACCCTACACGGTTTCAGTATTTATAGATTTGGGTTAATTAACTTATGGGCTTTGTATGAGCCCATTCCCAAATGAGGCCCAATGAAACGACCGACAAATGCTTTCCCACTTAATCCATCTATTATGAATTGAATTTAACAAAATCCTCGATAATGTGTTTCAAATTAGCCAGATATTTTTTCAGCCATTgagattaaatttaaatttaatataatatgaagtaatttcaaattcttctttcaattacTTCATCAAATCTAAAGTTTTCGATCCAAACGCAACCTTAGGTTATATTTTATTCGAATCAAGACCGAGAGCcctattcattttaaaaataatttagatttttaatatatgttctcaaatcaaataatattcagaggttttttttttttaattacgatGGAACTTGCAATCGTTATTTTTCGGTGTGCGCTAGATAAATTCTGAGCTAACACGGTAACGAGTAAATTACATTAGACAGTAAAACTCATTGGGCGAACCCGATGTGACAAACTCACATAAGAAAGTGTTGGTAAGAGATCAAACtcataattattgatataatactCACCTACTTCACCAAATAGAATGTCCTATAAAAAACAAATCATGTTAAGATTTAGTCACAATAGTAAATTACTCTGGTTTATAACTCATAGTGTTTGCACAATATTGATATTTGCGGGCGTGCCAGGTGCGAAGTTGCACCAACTTGTGTGAAAAACagtaaaatctaacttctaactaTTCAAGCGACGTGAATTCTACATTCGACCGTTAGTTCTAGTATCATAAAACAAATGCAATgccaaaatgaagaaaattattGGAAATTGATGGAAATGAATccctaaaataattttgaatttacaaaaACTGCAGGAATTcatcaaaacatgaaaaatataataaattattgatgAAATCTAAAACCAGAATACCTAGAATGCTAGAACAACTACAAGAAAGCTTGAAAACTATTGCTTGAAGACTGAAAATTAGCAGAGAGTTTTGCAGATTTTTGTTCGTAGAATTGTGTGTTTTTTTCCTGTGTCGACCGATTCTTTTCTTCTGGCTGCTGTCAGTTTTCTCCATTCTCCCATGATCTCCTCTATTTGCTCCAACATCTCATCCTGTTAGCACGTCTTTTaacttaatcaaattaatttaaatcattgaTGGACTCATTCTTTTTTCCTTGGACTTGGGCTTGTTTATTTTTGGGTCTAATTAAAATGCTGCTCCAACAAATGCCCCCCGCAACCATTGGCTCATTGGGCCAAAATGATTGTATATCAGCCCAGTTCAACCTTATTTGTAGTGGCCCGCGATTTTATTTGTCTGTGAGTTGGGCTATGATAGTGGACTGAATAACTCAAGCCCATTCACTAGTGGACTTCACACCACTGTCTTTTGGTTTCTTTCATTCACGCTTTACTCACTCTCCACATTCAAACTTCCAAGCCCGCTTTCTTCAATCTCTCCGCCTCTCTTGTTCGATTACTCTTCGATGCCGTTGTGGAAGATCGCCGCACTTAAGATCCTTTCAATCGTTATCTGTCGTCGGCTCCATTGTCACCCAAGG
The DNA window shown above is from Primulina huaijiensis isolate GDHJ02 chromosome 12, ASM1229523v2, whole genome shotgun sequence and carries:
- the LOC140989362 gene encoding small ribosomal subunit protein eS10z-like gives rise to the protein MIIPEKNRREISKYLFQEGVCFAKKDYNLAKHPEIDVPNLQVIKLMQSFKSKEYVRETFAWMHYYWYLTNDGIEFLRTYLNLPSEIVPATLKKSAKPLGRPMGGPPGDRPRGPPRFEGDRPRFGDRDGYRAGPRGPPGEFGGDKGGAPADYQPAFRGSGGRPGFGRGSGGAPPS